The Prionailurus bengalensis isolate Pbe53 chromosome D2, Fcat_Pben_1.1_paternal_pri, whole genome shotgun sequence genome window below encodes:
- the LOC122492676 gene encoding zinc finger protein 345-like isoform X4 → MKKSYGSLSFEDVTVGFSQEEWQHLDPAQRTLYRDVMLENYSHLVAVGCCVPKPDVIFRLEQGQQPWLVEEESLDQSCPEVCKVDNQLEQNQEIQHRHFWQSPFINNKTLTVHRGNVLGNIFNFSTDSIPSIKIPCKCDSCGMNLKCISELIINKKNYLSKKPDDLNPCGKLFLHSNPEKTQMGEKPCEFIQNQKYVSCNENFIPYQKIKNVQQCLIQRNKEYEEYGKEFHEKALVPYNQACIGESPHEHNESDKTFCNNATLVVCKIAQRMENLHEFNEYGKTFEKSSLLKPRVHLKVKGYEYIDRVVSFNRRSDFPDTGDRVFEYNNLGEPFWEKSVLNITPRTHVGDKVHECNECGKAFCKKSKLTKHQKIHPREKPYECKECGKCFSRKSLLTLHQRIHTGEKPYECKACGKCFSRSSHLIIHQRTHTGEKPYECKECGKCFYHKSYLTVHQRIHTGEKPYECNQCGKTFISNSVLTIHQKTHTGEKPYECNQCGKFFSRNSYLTVHLRTHTGEKPYECELCGKTFCHKSDVTKHEKTHIGGKPYGCNQCGKTFSRNSGLKVHQRTHTKEKPYECNECGKSFSEKSVLTVHQRIHTGEKPYKCNECGKTFYNKSDLTKHHRTHTGEKPYECKECGKFFSRNSYLTVHQRSHTGEKPYVCKKCGKTFYLKSDYTVHKRTHRGEKSYHCNQCGKTFTCGSVLRSHQRTHTGEKPYECNECGKSFSEKSVLTVHQRIHTGEKPYKCNECGKSFYHKSDLTKHQRTHTGEKPYECKHCGKTFSCNSGLKVHQRRHVREKPYECIECEVTAKKSVITAHPRLHTEEEN, encoded by the coding sequence aAGTCTGCAAAGTTGATAACCAACTAGAACAGAATCAAGAAATCCAGCACAGACATTTCTGGCAGTCTCCATTtatcaacaacaaaacactgaCTGTACACAGAGGTAATGtattaggaaacatttttaatttcagcacaGACAGCATTCCTTCCATAAAAATACCCTGTAAATGTGACTCATGTGGTATGAATTTGAAATGTATTTcagaattaattattaataagaaaaactaTTTAAGTAAGAAGCCTGATGACCTCAATCCATGTGGGAAATTGTTCCTTCATAGTAACCCTGAAAAAACTCAAATGGGGGAGAAACCTTGTGAATTCATTCAGAATCAAAAATATGTAAGTTGTAATGAAAATTTCATTCcatatcagaaaattaaaaatgtacaacaATGCTTAATTCAAAGGAATAAGGAATATGAGGAATACGGGAAAGAGTTCCATGAGAAGGCACTTGTCCCATATAACCAAGCTTGTATAGGAGAGAGTCCTCATGAACATAATGAATCTGATAAAACGTTCTGTAATAATGCAACCCTCGTGGTCTGTAAGATAGCACAAAGAATGGAAAATCTTCATGAGTTTAATGAATACGGTAAAACATTTGAGAAGTCCTCCCTCTTGAAACCTAGAGTTCATTTAAAGGTGAAGGGTTATGAGTACATTGATAGAGTGGTTAGTTTCAATAGGAGATCAGACTTCCCTGACACAGGAGATAGAGTATTTGAATATAACAACTTGGGAGAACCTTTCTGGGAGAAGTCCGTTCTTAATATAACTCCGAGAACACACGTAGGAGACAAAGTCCATGAATGTAACGAATGTGGAAAAGCATTCTGCAAAAAGTCAAAACTCACCAAACACCAGAAAATACATCCAAGAGAGAAACCCTacgaatgtaaggaatgtgggaaatgCTTCTCTCGGAAATCCCTCCTCACTTTACATCAGAGAatccacacaggagagaaaccctacgAGTGTAAGGCCTGTGGGAAATGCTTCTCTAGGAGTTCACACCTCATAATTCATCAGAGgactcacacaggagagaagccctatgaatgtaaggaatgtgggaagtgTTTCTACCATAAGTCCTATCTCACGGTACACCAGAGGATTCACACAGGGGAGAAGCCCTATGAATGTAACCAATGTGGAAAAACCTTCATAAGCAACTCAGTCCTCACAATAcatcagaaaacacacacaggcGAGAAACCCTATGAGTGTAATCAGTGTGGGAAATTCTTCTCCAGAAACTCGTACCTTACAGTACATCTGAGAACGCACACAGGGGAGAAGCCCTACGAATGTGAGCTCTGTGGGAAAACCTTCTGTCACAAGTCAGATGTCACGAAACATGAGAAAACTCACATAGGGGGAAAACCCTATGGATGTAATCAGTGCGGGAAAACCTTTAGTCGTAACTCGGGCCTAAAAGTTCATCAGAGAACTCACACAAaggagaaaccctatgaatgtaacgAGTGTGGGAAATCCTTTTCTGAGAAATCAGTTCTCACAGTACATCAGAGGATACACACAGGCGAGAAACCTTACaagtgtaatgaatgtgggaaaaccTTCTACAATAAATCGGACCTCACTAAACACCACAGAACTCACACAggtgagaaaccctatgaatgtaaggaatgtgggaaattcTTCTCTAGGAATTCATACCTTACAGTACACCAGAGAAGTCATACAGGGGAGAAACCCTATGTGTGCAAGAAATGTGGGAAAACTTTCTACCTTAAGTCAGACTATACAGTACATAAGAGAACACACAGAGGGGAGAAATCCTATCACTGTAATCAGTGTGGGAAGACTTTCACTTGCGGTTCAGTCCTCAGATCacatcagagaactcacacaggTGAGAAGCCCTATGAATGTAACGAGTGTGGGAAATCATTTTCAGAGAAATCCGTTCTCACCGTCCATCAGAGGATACACACAGGGGAGAAACCTTACAAGTGTAACGAATGTGGGAAGTCCTTCTATCATAAGTCAGATCTCACTAAGCATCAGAgaacacacacaggagagaaaccctatgagtgTAAGCATTGTGGGAAAACCTTCAGTTGCAACTCAGGCCTCAAAGTACATCAGAGAAGACACGTaagagagaaaccctatgaatgtattGAGTGCGAGGTAACTGCCAAGAAATCAGTTATCACAGCACATCCAAGGTTacacacagaggaagaaaactaG
- the LOC122492676 gene encoding zinc finger protein 260-like isoform X5 — protein sequence MARRGRVPRPELPRTFCSEVCFDIHTPTPQILEVCKVDNQLEQNQEIQHRHFWQSPFINNKTLTVHRGNVLGNIFNFSTDSIPSIKIPCKCDSCGMNLKCISELIINKKNYLSKKPDDLNPCGKLFLHSNPEKTQMGEKPCEFIQNQKYVSCNENFIPYQKIKNVQQCLIQRNKEYEEYGKEFHEKALVPYNQACIGESPHEHNESDKTFCNNATLVVCKIAQRMENLHEFNEYGKTFEKSSLLKPRVHLKVKGYEYIDRVVSFNRRSDFPDTGDRVFEYNNLGEPFWEKSVLNITPRTHVGDKVHECNECGKAFCKKSKLTKHQKIHPREKPYECKECGKCFSRKSLLTLHQRIHTGEKPYECKACGKCFSRSSHLIIHQRTHTGEKPYECKECGKCFYHKSYLTVHQRIHTGEKPYECNQCGKTFISNSVLTIHQKTHTGEKPYECNQCGKFFSRNSYLTVHLRTHTGEKPYECELCGKTFCHKSDVTKHEKTHIGGKPYGCNQCGKTFSRNSGLKVHQRTHTKEKPYECNECGKSFSEKSVLTVHQRIHTGEKPYKCNECGKTFYNKSDLTKHHRTHTGEKPYECKECGKFFSRNSYLTVHQRSHTGEKPYVCKKCGKTFYLKSDYTVHKRTHRGEKSYHCNQCGKTFTCGSVLRSHQRTHTGEKPYECNECGKSFSEKSVLTVHQRIHTGEKPYKCNECGKSFYHKSDLTKHQRTHTGEKPYECKHCGKTFSCNSGLKVHQRRHVREKPYECIECEVTAKKSVITAHPRLHTEEEN from the coding sequence aAGTCTGCAAAGTTGATAACCAACTAGAACAGAATCAAGAAATCCAGCACAGACATTTCTGGCAGTCTCCATTtatcaacaacaaaacactgaCTGTACACAGAGGTAATGtattaggaaacatttttaatttcagcacaGACAGCATTCCTTCCATAAAAATACCCTGTAAATGTGACTCATGTGGTATGAATTTGAAATGTATTTcagaattaattattaataagaaaaactaTTTAAGTAAGAAGCCTGATGACCTCAATCCATGTGGGAAATTGTTCCTTCATAGTAACCCTGAAAAAACTCAAATGGGGGAGAAACCTTGTGAATTCATTCAGAATCAAAAATATGTAAGTTGTAATGAAAATTTCATTCcatatcagaaaattaaaaatgtacaacaATGCTTAATTCAAAGGAATAAGGAATATGAGGAATACGGGAAAGAGTTCCATGAGAAGGCACTTGTCCCATATAACCAAGCTTGTATAGGAGAGAGTCCTCATGAACATAATGAATCTGATAAAACGTTCTGTAATAATGCAACCCTCGTGGTCTGTAAGATAGCACAAAGAATGGAAAATCTTCATGAGTTTAATGAATACGGTAAAACATTTGAGAAGTCCTCCCTCTTGAAACCTAGAGTTCATTTAAAGGTGAAGGGTTATGAGTACATTGATAGAGTGGTTAGTTTCAATAGGAGATCAGACTTCCCTGACACAGGAGATAGAGTATTTGAATATAACAACTTGGGAGAACCTTTCTGGGAGAAGTCCGTTCTTAATATAACTCCGAGAACACACGTAGGAGACAAAGTCCATGAATGTAACGAATGTGGAAAAGCATTCTGCAAAAAGTCAAAACTCACCAAACACCAGAAAATACATCCAAGAGAGAAACCCTacgaatgtaaggaatgtgggaaatgCTTCTCTCGGAAATCCCTCCTCACTTTACATCAGAGAatccacacaggagagaaaccctacgAGTGTAAGGCCTGTGGGAAATGCTTCTCTAGGAGTTCACACCTCATAATTCATCAGAGgactcacacaggagagaagccctatgaatgtaaggaatgtgggaagtgTTTCTACCATAAGTCCTATCTCACGGTACACCAGAGGATTCACACAGGGGAGAAGCCCTATGAATGTAACCAATGTGGAAAAACCTTCATAAGCAACTCAGTCCTCACAATAcatcagaaaacacacacaggcGAGAAACCCTATGAGTGTAATCAGTGTGGGAAATTCTTCTCCAGAAACTCGTACCTTACAGTACATCTGAGAACGCACACAGGGGAGAAGCCCTACGAATGTGAGCTCTGTGGGAAAACCTTCTGTCACAAGTCAGATGTCACGAAACATGAGAAAACTCACATAGGGGGAAAACCCTATGGATGTAATCAGTGCGGGAAAACCTTTAGTCGTAACTCGGGCCTAAAAGTTCATCAGAGAACTCACACAAaggagaaaccctatgaatgtaacgAGTGTGGGAAATCCTTTTCTGAGAAATCAGTTCTCACAGTACATCAGAGGATACACACAGGCGAGAAACCTTACaagtgtaatgaatgtgggaaaaccTTCTACAATAAATCGGACCTCACTAAACACCACAGAACTCACACAggtgagaaaccctatgaatgtaaggaatgtgggaaattcTTCTCTAGGAATTCATACCTTACAGTACACCAGAGAAGTCATACAGGGGAGAAACCCTATGTGTGCAAGAAATGTGGGAAAACTTTCTACCTTAAGTCAGACTATACAGTACATAAGAGAACACACAGAGGGGAGAAATCCTATCACTGTAATCAGTGTGGGAAGACTTTCACTTGCGGTTCAGTCCTCAGATCacatcagagaactcacacaggTGAGAAGCCCTATGAATGTAACGAGTGTGGGAAATCATTTTCAGAGAAATCCGTTCTCACCGTCCATCAGAGGATACACACAGGGGAGAAACCTTACAAGTGTAACGAATGTGGGAAGTCCTTCTATCATAAGTCAGATCTCACTAAGCATCAGAgaacacacacaggagagaaaccctatgagtgTAAGCATTGTGGGAAAACCTTCAGTTGCAACTCAGGCCTCAAAGTACATCAGAGAAGACACGTaagagagaaaccctatgaatgtattGAGTGCGAGGTAACTGCCAAGAAATCAGTTATCACAGCACATCCAAGGTTacacacagaggaagaaaactaG